In Calothrix sp. PCC 7507, one DNA window encodes the following:
- a CDS encoding transketolase — MTAITPKASSALPNFCEGIQYFGEALPGFETYGATPTIASGKIAIADPTDPAAVYQTLLAADALRYLTLQITGSKASGHPGGFASQAEAYAALVMLGYKNIITEVGHHAPGFYSAMFLDRSLEDMGIFTVQQLRDRFREKHGLLGHLSGYIPGILAPAGPLGQGQHFAMSAALLHRDKLFPFTVGDGGLGEPYIVSAIAHFHTAYPSVTNFLPVLVWNGYSQEHHSMVSLKTNAQMIAYWQGNGFDEVVLVDAKEFDDQNQPGDYVDSTAFSFEKRLEFTKAVLVAVDKAAKSAASGKLTVFIIKQLKGAGVHATGAKSHNLYPKDTLDAPHIISALQTRALSAEAWQTVRTNAERASGGPAAKTVVTEFELPLPDLGELPLEEYAVGGDPKVATTAMGRLVGIVGKKDPNFLVTNADGNEASGIANINQALKIIHPTTDDLYNQAPNGQVYEPLSEDACAGLAAGLALMGARTLWCSYESFAINGLPIWQTVTQAMAELRRQTPSTITLFTAGALEQGRNGWTHQRPEIEAYFASLMRNGNIFPLFPPDANSIQACYDWALKTKNKGIVITASKSPLPIRTTLEQTRQGLRDGAVLLHEVTGAKQVVFAVIGDLTLIPVFEAAAFLETEGIGVKIVSIINPRRLYRPDDTAWETCSEPDGGFLEDDKFAELFAGDALIGVTGGAAAMLEPILLRSSSKRDTFAWKRGETTASAGELMAFNGLTAETLTKRAIALVH; from the coding sequence ATGACGGCAATCACCCCAAAAGCATCTTCAGCGCTTCCCAATTTTTGTGAAGGAATTCAATATTTTGGGGAAGCGCTACCAGGTTTTGAAACCTATGGTGCAACCCCTACGATCGCTTCTGGCAAAATAGCGATCGCCGATCCTACCGATCCAGCAGCCGTATATCAAACCTTACTCGCCGCCGATGCCTTACGTTACCTAACGCTACAAATCACAGGTAGTAAAGCTTCTGGACATCCTGGTGGATTTGCTAGTCAAGCGGAAGCCTATGCAGCTTTGGTCATGTTAGGGTACAAAAACATTATTACCGAAGTCGGACACCATGCCCCTGGATTTTATAGTGCCATGTTCCTGGATCGCTCCTTGGAAGATATGGGAATCTTTACAGTCCAACAATTGCGCGATCGCTTCCGGGAAAAGCATGGACTTTTAGGACACCTCTCCGGTTACATTCCCGGTATTCTCGCACCCGCAGGGCCTTTGGGACAAGGGCAACACTTTGCAATGTCGGCTGCATTGCTGCATCGAGATAAATTATTCCCCTTTACTGTGGGGGATGGGGGATTGGGTGAGCCTTATATTGTGAGTGCGATCGCCCACTTCCATACAGCTTACCCCAGTGTCACCAACTTCTTACCAGTATTGGTATGGAACGGTTACAGCCAAGAACACCACAGCATGGTTTCCCTCAAAACCAACGCACAGATGATAGCCTACTGGCAAGGTAACGGTTTTGATGAAGTCGTGCTAGTCGATGCTAAAGAATTCGACGACCAAAACCAACCAGGGGATTATGTTGATAGTACCGCCTTCTCCTTCGAGAAACGCCTGGAATTTACCAAAGCCGTACTCGTTGCTGTCGATAAAGCCGCAAAATCAGCTGCAAGCGGTAAACTCACCGTCTTCATCATCAAACAACTCAAAGGTGCAGGTGTTCACGCCACAGGTGCAAAATCTCACAACCTCTATCCCAAAGATACCCTCGACGCACCCCATATCATCAGCGCCTTGCAAACCCGCGCCTTATCAGCCGAGGCTTGGCAAACAGTACGCACCAACGCCGAACGCGCCAGTGGTGGCCCCGCAGCTAAAACAGTAGTCACAGAATTTGAATTACCATTACCAGACTTAGGAGAATTACCTTTAGAAGAATATGCAGTTGGTGGAGATCCCAAAGTTGCCACAACAGCAATGGGAAGATTAGTAGGAATAGTTGGGAAGAAAGATCCAAATTTCCTTGTCACCAACGCCGATGGTAACGAAGCATCAGGAATTGCCAACATCAACCAAGCACTCAAGATTATCCACCCCACAACCGACGACTTATATAACCAAGCACCAAACGGACAAGTTTATGAACCATTGAGTGAAGATGCTTGTGCAGGTTTAGCCGCAGGTTTAGCGTTAATGGGTGCAAGAACTCTGTGGTGTTCTTATGAATCTTTTGCCATCAACGGCTTACCAATTTGGCAAACCGTCACCCAAGCAATGGCAGAATTACGCCGTCAAACACCTTCAACAATTACCTTATTTACTGCTGGGGCATTAGAGCAAGGGCGCAACGGTTGGACTCACCAACGTCCAGAAATAGAAGCTTATTTTGCTTCCCTCATGCGGAATGGAAATATATTCCCATTATTCCCTCCCGATGCTAACAGCATTCAAGCCTGTTATGACTGGGCATTGAAAACTAAAAATAAGGGAATTGTGATTACTGCAAGTAAGTCACCATTACCAATTCGCACCACATTAGAACAAACCCGCCAAGGTTTACGCGACGGTGCGGTGTTATTACATGAAGTCACTGGTGCAAAACAAGTTGTATTTGCTGTTATTGGTGATTTAACACTAATCCCAGTATTTGAAGCCGCAGCTTTCTTAGAAACTGAAGGTATTGGAGTCAAGATAGTTTCTATTATCAATCCCCGCCGTTTATATCGTCCTGATGATACTGCATGGGAAACTTGTTCCGAACCCGATGGTGGTTTCTTAGAGGATGATAAATTTGCCGAATTATTTGCTGGTGATGCGCTAATTGGTGTAACTGGTGGTGCTGCAGCAATGCTAGAACCAATTTTGTTACGCAGCAGCAGCAAGCGCGATACCTTCGCCTGGAAGCGTGGGGAAACCACAGCCAGCGCTGGTGAGTTGATGGCGTTTAATGGATTGACTGCGGAGACTTTGACAAAAAGAGCGATCGCATTAGTGCATTAA
- a CDS encoding cytochrome P450 has product MKLPKGPQSPALVQMLQWIFRPMPFMAECAERYGDIFTMQLNGPVVFTCNPQALQQMLTSDTKEFTAPRDWNMVFEPMLGKNSLITVDGEVHRRQRQLLMPPLHGDRMRTYGQVINDVTEQVISQWQIDKPFCVRSAMQAITMRVIMQAVFGLYEGPRAEELETVLATMLNESSPFRVIELYFPALRQDFGPRSSWGRFIRRRQRVHQLLNEEIQERRDNPDESRTDILNLLMAARDEDGQPMTDEELRDELMTLLTAGHETTATALTWALYWIHKSPSVQEKLLAELDNLSDRSDSTSILKLPYLNAVYSETLRIYPVGMLTFPRVVKTPVSLCGYELAPGTVVLGSIYLTHQREDLYPQHQQFKPERFLERQFSPYEFLPFGGGVRRCIGMAFAQFEMKVVLAKILSSWDLALVDHRDVQPKRRGLVTGPDRSIQMVVKSQHQPKSRTLVHPQGDSHNN; this is encoded by the coding sequence ATGAAACTGCCAAAAGGCCCCCAATCCCCAGCGCTTGTACAGATGCTGCAATGGATCTTTCGTCCTATGCCGTTTATGGCAGAATGTGCAGAGCGCTATGGCGACATCTTCACTATGCAATTGAATGGCCCTGTGGTGTTCACTTGCAATCCCCAAGCGTTACAGCAAATGTTGACTAGTGATACCAAAGAATTTACAGCTCCCCGTGATTGGAACATGGTTTTTGAACCAATGCTAGGGAAAAATTCTTTAATTACAGTTGATGGGGAGGTACATCGCCGTCAACGCCAATTGTTAATGCCTCCCTTGCATGGCGATAGAATGCGAACCTATGGACAGGTAATTAATGATGTCACAGAGCAAGTAATTAGCCAATGGCAAATAGATAAACCTTTCTGTGTGCGATCGGCAATGCAAGCTATTACCATGCGGGTAATCATGCAAGCCGTGTTTGGATTATATGAAGGGCCACGCGCCGAGGAGTTGGAGACAGTCTTAGCGACAATGTTAAATGAGTCCTCCCCCTTCCGGGTGATCGAACTCTATTTTCCGGCTCTACGCCAGGATTTTGGGCCTCGGAGTTCTTGGGGGAGGTTTATCCGTCGCCGCCAGCGAGTGCATCAACTTCTGAATGAGGAAATTCAGGAACGACGAGATAACCCTGATGAGTCACGCACAGATATTCTGAATTTACTCATGGCAGCTCGTGATGAAGACGGTCAACCAATGACTGATGAAGAACTGCGTGATGAATTGATGACGCTGTTGACAGCCGGACACGAAACCACTGCAACTGCCTTAACCTGGGCTTTGTACTGGATTCATAAATCACCATCAGTGCAAGAAAAGCTGCTGGCAGAACTCGATAATTTAAGCGATCGCTCAGACTCCACTAGTATTCTTAAATTACCCTATCTCAACGCTGTTTACTCGGAAACCTTGCGGATTTACCCAGTGGGGATGCTGACTTTTCCACGAGTTGTCAAAACACCTGTATCTCTGTGTGGTTACGAATTAGCACCAGGTACTGTTGTGCTGGGTTCGATTTATTTGACCCACCAACGAGAAGATTTATACCCACAACATCAGCAATTTAAACCAGAACGCTTTTTAGAACGCCAATTTTCACCCTATGAGTTTTTGCCCTTTGGCGGTGGTGTCAGACGCTGCATTGGGATGGCGTTCGCTCAGTTTGAAATGAAAGTAGTACTTGCCAAAATTCTTAGTAGCTGGGATTTAGCATTAGTTGATCACCGTGACGTGCAACCCAAGCGTCGCGGTTTAGTGACAGGGCCTGATCGTAGCATTCAGATGGTTGTAAAAAGCCAGCATCAGCCAAAGTCTCGTACTTTAGTCCACCCACAAGGGGATAGTCACAACAACTAA
- a CDS encoding sodium:proton antiporter, protein MLDIYIINLLVIGLLLLIVTLGSGWISRLPLSFALIYLLVGIFLGPYGLGLIQLRRDDVFNAEFLQRLTELVVIISVFSCGLKIVRPLNFKVWAITIRLIGFLMPISIFSLAIVGKLLLNLDWGAAILLGAILAPTDPVLASEVQLTDTKDKDELRFGLTSEGGLNDALAFPFVYFGLYALKDSNWDNWFKQWLAVDLIWAIASGIVMGIIIAKAIVWLDKQVQKHRSANELMEDFIAISMILLTYSLTEIINGYGFLAVFVAGLVAQKSYRSSEKPLGQLEFIERLEKLLEVATILLLGSILLLEPIVKYSTQSFLVIFLLFFLIRPLGVWISTIGVSPVDSHRRTLHPRTRWLLGWFGIRGVGSLYYLAYAFGHGLKGETAEQIAWITYTTIVVSVIVHGISATPLMNWYERSIANQRKSTSRTTIDEFE, encoded by the coding sequence ATGTTAGATATCTATATCATTAACTTATTGGTGATTGGTCTACTATTGCTAATCGTCACATTAGGTTCTGGTTGGATTTCGCGCTTACCACTTTCCTTTGCTCTTATCTACCTATTGGTTGGGATTTTTTTAGGTCCCTATGGCTTAGGATTGATTCAATTGCGCCGTGATGATGTATTCAATGCAGAATTTCTACAACGCCTCACAGAATTGGTGGTAATTATTTCTGTATTTAGCTGTGGTTTAAAAATAGTTCGACCTTTAAACTTTAAAGTTTGGGCTATTACAATTAGGCTTATTGGTTTTTTAATGCCGATTTCAATTTTTTCTTTAGCTATTGTCGGCAAATTATTGTTAAATTTAGATTGGGGAGCAGCTATTTTATTAGGTGCAATTCTTGCCCCCACCGATCCAGTCTTAGCCTCAGAAGTGCAACTAACTGATACTAAAGACAAAGATGAGTTACGCTTTGGTCTAACTTCAGAAGGTGGATTAAATGACGCTTTAGCATTTCCCTTTGTTTATTTTGGGCTTTATGCCTTAAAAGATAGTAACTGGGATAACTGGTTTAAACAATGGTTAGCAGTTGATTTAATTTGGGCGATCGCATCCGGTATTGTGATGGGCATTATTATTGCCAAAGCAATAGTTTGGCTTGATAAACAAGTCCAAAAGCACCGTTCTGCTAATGAATTAATGGAAGATTTTATTGCCATCAGCATGATTTTACTGACTTATTCATTAACAGAAATTATCAACGGCTATGGATTTTTGGCAGTATTTGTAGCTGGCTTAGTTGCCCAAAAAAGTTACCGAAGCTCAGAAAAGCCACTAGGGCAATTAGAATTTATTGAACGACTAGAAAAGCTACTAGAAGTTGCAACAATCTTATTACTAGGTTCGATATTACTATTAGAGCCAATTGTTAAGTATTCAACTCAATCTTTTTTAGTTATATTTCTGTTATTCTTTCTCATCCGTCCTCTGGGAGTCTGGATTAGTACAATTGGTGTAAGTCCTGTAGATTCCCATCGCCGCACCTTACACCCAAGAACTCGCTGGTTACTTGGTTGGTTTGGCATTCGTGGTGTAGGTTCTTTATATTATCTTGCTTATGCATTTGGTCATGGCTTAAAAGGCGAAACTGCTGAACAAATAGCTTGGATAACTTACACCACAATTGTAGTTTCGGTGATTGTACATGGAATTAGTGCTACGCCTTTAATGAATTGGTATGAGCGTAGTATTGCCAACCAAAGAAAGTCTACTTCTCGCACCACCATTGATGAATTTGAATAG